From the genome of Yersinia enterocolitica, one region includes:
- a CDS encoding ribose ABC transporter ATP-binding protein RbsA, producing MQPLLQLKGIDKAFPGVKALSGAALSVYPGRVMALVGENGAGKSTMMKVLTGIYSKDAGSQYFMGKEVAFNGPKDSQEAGIGIIHQELNLIPQLTIAENIFLGREFVNRFGSIDWKKMYAEADLLLARLNISYSSHRLVGELSIGDQQMVEIAKVLSFESKVIIMDEPTDALTDTETASLFNVIKELKAEGRGIVYISHRLKEIFEICDDVTVFRDGQFIAEKPVDSLTENSLIEMMVGRKLEEQYPRLNIPRGEKRLQVKQLCGPGVKNVSFTLYSGEILGVAGLMGAGRTELMKIIYGALPRKSGFVMLDGREVVTHSPQDGLANGIVYISEDRKRDGLVLGMSVKENMSLTALRYFSRSGGSLKHAEEQQAVSDFIRLFNIKTPSMEQPIGLLSGGNQQKVAIARGLMTRPKVLILDEPTRGVDVGAKKEIYQLINQFKQEGLSIILVSSEMPEVLGMSDRILVMHEGQLSGEFSIEQATQEVLMAAAVGKRDLLKNNLFTL from the coding sequence ATGCAACCTTTGCTGCAACTTAAAGGGATTGATAAAGCCTTTCCCGGCGTTAAAGCACTCTCCGGTGCCGCACTGAGTGTCTATCCCGGCAGGGTGATGGCACTGGTAGGCGAAAATGGCGCTGGAAAATCGACCATGATGAAAGTGCTGACCGGCATCTACAGTAAAGATGCTGGCAGTCAGTATTTTATGGGTAAGGAAGTGGCGTTTAATGGCCCAAAAGACTCGCAGGAAGCGGGCATTGGCATTATTCATCAGGAACTTAACCTGATTCCTCAATTAACTATCGCAGAAAACATCTTCTTAGGGCGTGAGTTTGTTAATCGTTTTGGCAGCATCGATTGGAAAAAGATGTATGCCGAAGCCGATTTACTGCTGGCGCGCCTTAATATCAGTTACAGCAGCCATCGGCTAGTGGGTGAGCTTTCCATTGGTGATCAGCAAATGGTGGAGATAGCCAAAGTGCTGAGCTTTGAATCCAAAGTGATCATTATGGATGAGCCAACCGATGCGCTTACCGATACTGAAACCGCCTCTCTGTTTAATGTGATTAAAGAGCTAAAGGCGGAAGGTCGCGGAATTGTTTATATCTCTCACCGGTTAAAAGAGATTTTTGAGATTTGCGACGACGTCACGGTATTTCGTGATGGGCAATTTATTGCCGAAAAACCGGTTGATAGTCTGACTGAAAACTCACTGATTGAGATGATGGTGGGCCGTAAGCTGGAAGAACAGTACCCGCGCTTGAATATACCCCGTGGTGAAAAGCGTTTGCAGGTCAAACAGCTATGCGGCCCGGGCGTGAAAAATGTCAGTTTCACTTTATACAGTGGCGAAATTTTGGGGGTTGCCGGTCTGATGGGGGCTGGTCGCACCGAGCTGATGAAAATCATCTATGGCGCGCTACCGCGTAAATCAGGTTTTGTGATGTTGGATGGCCGCGAAGTTGTCACCCATTCACCACAAGATGGTCTGGCAAATGGCATTGTCTATATTTCTGAAGACCGCAAACGGGATGGTTTGGTACTTGGAATGTCAGTTAAAGAGAATATGTCTTTGACTGCATTGCGTTATTTTAGCCGTTCAGGTGGTTCGCTCAAGCATGCTGAAGAGCAGCAGGCGGTATCGGATTTCATTCGTTTATTTAATATTAAAACACCTTCCATGGAACAACCTATTGGTTTGTTATCCGGTGGTAACCAGCAGAAAGTGGCTATTGCACGCGGTTTAATGACCCGTCCTAAAGTGTTGATCCTTGATGAACCTACCCGTGGTGTCGACGTCGGGGCTAAAAAAGAAATTTACCAATTAATCAACCAATTCAAACAAGAAGGGTTGAGCATCATTCTGGTTTCCTCAGAAATGCCGGAAGTGCTGGGCATGAGTGACCGCATTCTTGTGATGCATGAAGGCCAGCTAAGCGGCGAGTTCTCTATTGAACAGGCTACCCAGGAAGTGTTGATGGCGGCAGCCGTTGGCAAGCGTGATTTATTGAAAAATAATTTATTTACACTCTAA
- a CDS encoding ribose ABC transporter permease → MSSQAIQTKRWFSKEWLLEQKSLIALLVLIAVVSSLSPNFFTLNNMFNILQQTSVNAIMAVGMTLVILTSGIDLSVGSLLALTGAVAASIVGLEVNALVAVAAALALGAFIGAITGVIVAKGKVQAFIATLVMMLLLRGVTMVYTNGSPVNTGFTDVADTFGWFGIGRPLGIPTPIWLMAIVFIAVWYMLHHTRLGRYIYALGGNESATRLSGISVDKVKIIVYSLCGLLAALAGIIEVARLSSAQPTAGTGYELDAIAAVVLGGTSLAGGKGRIVGTLIGALILGFLNNGLNLLGVSSYYQMIVKAVVILLAVLVDNKSSK, encoded by the coding sequence ATGAGTTCCCAAGCTATCCAGACAAAACGCTGGTTCAGTAAAGAATGGTTATTAGAACAAAAATCACTGATTGCGCTGCTGGTGCTGATTGCTGTGGTTTCGTCACTAAGCCCGAACTTCTTTACCCTAAATAACATGTTTAACATTCTCCAGCAGACTTCTGTCAATGCCATTATGGCGGTGGGTATGACGCTGGTTATCCTGACATCCGGTATTGATTTGTCTGTCGGGTCATTATTGGCACTGACTGGCGCAGTAGCGGCATCTATTGTTGGGTTGGAAGTGAATGCTTTGGTTGCCGTCGCAGCTGCATTGGCGTTAGGGGCATTTATTGGTGCCATAACCGGGGTCATTGTCGCTAAAGGTAAGGTACAAGCGTTCATTGCCACTCTGGTCATGATGCTGTTATTACGTGGCGTTACTATGGTTTACACCAATGGTAGCCCAGTAAATACCGGTTTTACTGATGTGGCTGATACTTTTGGCTGGTTCGGTATCGGGCGCCCATTGGGTATACCAACACCAATCTGGTTGATGGCTATCGTCTTTATTGCTGTGTGGTACATGTTGCACCACACTCGCCTGGGCCGCTATATCTACGCATTGGGTGGCAATGAGTCAGCAACACGGCTCTCTGGTATTAGCGTAGATAAAGTTAAGATTATTGTTTATTCATTATGTGGATTGTTAGCGGCACTGGCTGGGATTATCGAAGTGGCCCGCCTGTCGTCGGCACAACCTACAGCCGGTACTGGCTATGAACTGGATGCAATCGCAGCCGTGGTTCTTGGGGGTACCAGCCTTGCTGGGGGTAAGGGGCGGATCGTCGGCACCCTGATTGGCGCGTTAATCCTCGGCTTTTTAAATAACGGTTTGAATTTATTGGGTGTCTCCTCTTACTACCAAATGATCGTAAAGGCAGTGGTTATCCTGCTGGCGGTATTGGTAGACAATAAAAGCAGCAAATAA
- a CDS encoding ribose ABC transporter substrate-binding protein RbsB, which yields MKMKKLATLISVVALSATVSANALAKDTIALVVSTLNNPFFVSMKDGAQKEADKLGYNLVVLDSQNNPAKELANVQDLTVRGTKLLLINPTDSDAVGNAVKMANKANIPVITLDRLANSGTVVSHVASDNRFGGKMAGDFIAKKLGNDAKVIQLEGIAGASAARERGEGFKQSMDQHKFQLLASQPADFDRTKGLNVMQNLLTAHPNVQAVFAQNDEMALGALRALQTAGKADVLVVGFDGTDDGLKAVQGGKLGATIAQRPDQIGVIGVQTADKVLKGEKVQAVIPVDLKLVTK from the coding sequence ATGAAAATGAAGAAACTAGCTACCTTGATCTCTGTTGTTGCCCTGAGCGCCACCGTAAGTGCTAACGCACTGGCAAAAGACACCATCGCACTGGTAGTTTCCACGTTGAATAATCCGTTCTTTGTTTCAATGAAAGACGGCGCGCAAAAAGAAGCGGATAAACTCGGCTATAACCTGGTGGTATTGGATTCTCAAAATAACCCAGCGAAAGAACTGGCTAACGTGCAGGATCTGACGGTTCGCGGCACCAAACTGTTGCTGATTAACCCAACTGATTCCGATGCAGTCGGTAACGCAGTCAAAATGGCAAATAAGGCCAATATCCCGGTTATCACACTCGACCGTTTGGCAAACTCTGGCACTGTGGTGAGTCACGTTGCCTCCGATAACCGTTTTGGTGGCAAAATGGCCGGTGATTTCATTGCCAAAAAATTGGGTAATGATGCCAAAGTGATTCAGTTGGAAGGGATTGCGGGGGCGTCTGCGGCCCGTGAACGTGGTGAAGGCTTCAAGCAGTCAATGGATCAACATAAATTCCAACTGTTAGCCAGCCAACCTGCTGATTTTGATCGTACTAAAGGTTTGAATGTGATGCAGAACCTGCTGACCGCCCACCCGAATGTTCAGGCTGTATTCGCACAGAACGACGAGATGGCACTGGGCGCACTGCGTGCCTTGCAAACAGCCGGTAAAGCCGATGTGCTAGTGGTTGGTTTTGATGGCACCGACGACGGTCTTAAAGCCGTTCAAGGCGGCAAACTGGGCGCAACTATCGCTCAACGCCCTGACCAGATTGGTGTTATTGGCGTGCAAACCGCTGATAAAGTATTGAAAGGCGAGAAAGTGCAGGCCGTTATCCCGGTTGATTTGAAATTAGTGACTAAATAA
- a CDS encoding ribokinase, with the protein MKTGKLVVLGSINADHILNVEQFPRPGETVIGKQYKVAFGGKGANQAVAAGRSGANIAFIACVGKDDIGDRVRQQLANDNIDTAPIEAVADTTTGVALIFVNGEGENVIGINAGANSAVTPEYLGRYQQQVIDADALLMQLESPLETVIAAAKLAKLHQTQVILNPAPARELPDELLTLVDMITPNETEAERLTGIHIDQDDDAAQAAQILHDKGIATVIITLGSRGVWLSEQGKGKLVAGFKVNAVDTIAAGDTFNGALLTALLEGQIMDSAVRFAHAAAAIAVTRPGAQPSIPWRAEIDSFLQGQV; encoded by the coding sequence ATGAAAACAGGCAAACTGGTGGTCTTGGGCAGCATCAATGCCGACCATATTCTGAATGTTGAGCAGTTTCCGCGCCCAGGTGAAACGGTGATCGGGAAGCAGTATAAAGTGGCGTTTGGTGGCAAAGGTGCTAACCAGGCGGTAGCTGCTGGCCGTAGCGGAGCAAACATCGCGTTTATTGCCTGTGTGGGTAAAGATGATATTGGTGACCGGGTGCGCCAGCAATTAGCCAACGATAACATTGATACTGCGCCAATCGAGGCTGTAGCGGATACCACAACCGGTGTTGCTTTGATTTTCGTGAATGGTGAAGGCGAAAACGTCATTGGTATCAATGCCGGTGCTAACTCGGCAGTTACACCTGAATATCTTGGTCGCTACCAGCAGCAAGTTATCGATGCAGATGCATTATTGATGCAACTGGAATCACCACTTGAGACAGTTATTGCTGCCGCTAAATTGGCGAAGCTGCATCAAACACAGGTTATTCTTAATCCGGCACCAGCTCGTGAATTACCGGACGAGCTATTAACGCTGGTGGATATGATTACTCCGAATGAAACAGAAGCCGAGCGTTTAACGGGGATTCATATTGATCAGGATGATGACGCAGCGCAAGCAGCGCAAATTCTGCATGATAAAGGCATCGCTACCGTAATCATTACATTGGGTAGCCGTGGCGTATGGCTTAGTGAACAAGGTAAAGGGAAATTGGTTGCCGGGTTCAAGGTTAACGCCGTAGATACTATTGCTGCTGGTGATACATTCAATGGCGCATTATTAACTGCGTTATTGGAAGGTCAGATAATGGACTCAGCAGTACGTTTTGCTCACGCAGCAGCCGCTATCGCGGTGACTCGCCCCGGCGCGCAGCCCTCTATTCCGTGGCGTGCAGAGATAGACAGTTTCCTACAAGGCCAGGTATAA
- a CDS encoding transcriptional regulator RbsR, which yields MATMKDVARLAGVSTSTVSHVINKNRFVSDPIRDKVLAAIKQLNYAPSALARSLKLNQTRTIGMLVTASSNPFYAEVVRGVERSCYERGYSLILCNTEGDIDRMSRSIETLMQKRVDGLLLMCTENHRPSQDILRCYPSLPIIMMDWAPFEGVNDVIQDNSLLGGEMATSYLIARGYTRIACIAGPQDKTPAKERLEGYRQAMDRAGLPIPSGYEVAGDFEFCGGLVAMKQLLALPEPPEAVFTSNDAMAVGVYQALHQAGLSIPQDMAVIGYDDIEIAQYMTPPLTTIHQPKDSLGELAIDTLIHRLNNPEAEPQVLILTPELIERGSVVSC from the coding sequence TTGGCCACCATGAAAGACGTCGCCCGCCTGGCGGGTGTATCTACGTCAACAGTCTCACATGTTATTAATAAAAACCGCTTTGTCAGTGATCCTATTCGCGACAAAGTGCTGGCTGCTATCAAACAGCTCAACTATGCCCCTTCAGCACTGGCTCGTAGTTTGAAACTCAATCAAACCCGTACCATTGGTATGTTGGTTACCGCCAGTAGCAACCCATTTTATGCTGAAGTAGTCCGTGGCGTGGAGCGCAGTTGCTATGAGCGTGGTTACAGTTTGATTCTATGCAATACCGAAGGCGATATCGATCGCATGAGCCGTAGCATTGAAACTCTGATGCAAAAGCGCGTCGATGGTCTGCTACTGATGTGCACTGAAAATCACCGCCCTTCTCAAGATATTCTGCGTTGCTACCCGTCATTACCGATAATCATGATGGATTGGGCACCCTTTGAGGGCGTCAATGACGTGATTCAGGATAATTCATTATTGGGTGGCGAAATGGCAACCTCATATTTGATTGCCAGAGGCTATACCCGAATTGCCTGTATTGCTGGCCCACAAGATAAAACCCCTGCCAAAGAACGTTTGGAAGGGTACCGTCAGGCTATGGATCGCGCAGGTTTACCTATTCCATCCGGTTATGAAGTTGCCGGTGATTTTGAATTTTGTGGCGGTTTAGTCGCCATGAAACAGTTGCTTGCGCTACCGGAACCGCCAGAAGCGGTATTTACCAGTAATGATGCGATGGCTGTTGGGGTTTATCAGGCATTGCATCAGGCGGGGTTATCGATACCACAAGATATGGCGGTTATTGGTTACGATGATATTGAAATCGCACAATATATGACACCGCCATTGACCACTATCCATCAACCAAAAGACTCCCTTGGTGAACTGGCTATTGATACACTGATTCATCGATTGAATAACCCGGAAGCGGAACCACAAGTTCTGATTCTCACTCCCGAGCTAATCGAGCGGGGATCGGTGGTCAGTTGTTAA
- a CDS encoding multidrug transporter subunit MdtD, which yields MIKSARSMAGLPWLAAMAFFMQALDATILNTALPSIAESLNRSPLTMQSAIISYTLTVAMLIPVSGWLADRFGTRRVFILAVSLFTLGSLLCALSDSLAFLVASRVIQGVGGAMMMPVARLALIRAYPRSELLPVLNFVTIPGLVGPVMGPLLGGLLVTYTTWHWIFILNIPIGLLGIFYARKYMPDFTMPKRAFDIIGFLLFGSSLVLISVSLEIMGRPDIASYLPVTVLLSGLLMLLFYIFHAKGHPNPLIGLPLFKNRTFSVGIAGNVASRLGTGCVPFLMPLMLQVGFGYSAIIAGCMMAPTAIGSMMAKSAVTQVLRSLGYRTVLVGITVIIGVLIALFALQSPGMSPWMMILPLFVLGMAMSTQFTAMNTITLADLTDNNASSGNSVLAVTQQLAISFGVAISAVVLRFYDGLSFGGNVDHFHYTFITMGIVTLLSSMVFLLLKPNDGDNLIQGRNSKKATQPAESEV from the coding sequence ATGATAAAATCTGCACGCAGTATGGCGGGCCTTCCTTGGCTAGCTGCCATGGCCTTCTTTATGCAGGCTTTGGATGCCACCATACTGAATACGGCACTCCCATCAATTGCTGAAAGCCTTAACCGCTCACCACTGACCATGCAGTCAGCAATTATCAGCTATACCCTGACGGTCGCGATGTTGATTCCAGTGAGTGGCTGGCTAGCGGACCGTTTTGGTACCCGACGGGTATTCATTCTGGCTGTATCTCTATTTACGCTAGGGTCATTACTGTGTGCACTTTCAGATTCATTGGCTTTTCTGGTGGCCTCCCGAGTTATTCAAGGGGTGGGTGGCGCAATGATGATGCCTGTGGCCCGGCTTGCGCTGATCAGGGCTTACCCACGCAGTGAATTATTGCCGGTTCTGAATTTTGTCACTATCCCAGGGTTAGTCGGCCCGGTGATGGGGCCACTATTAGGTGGATTACTGGTGACCTATACCACTTGGCATTGGATCTTTATCCTTAATATTCCTATCGGCTTACTGGGCATCTTTTATGCCCGTAAATATATGCCGGACTTCACCATGCCTAAACGTGCCTTTGATATTATCGGTTTCCTGCTATTTGGTAGCAGTTTGGTCCTGATATCCGTAAGTCTGGAGATAATGGGCCGACCGGATATCGCCAGCTATCTGCCAGTCACGGTGTTACTGAGTGGTTTATTGATGTTGCTCTTCTATATATTCCACGCCAAAGGTCATCCAAATCCATTGATTGGTTTACCGCTATTTAAAAACCGAACATTCTCGGTTGGGATTGCCGGTAACGTGGCCTCGCGTTTAGGGACTGGCTGCGTTCCTTTCCTAATGCCACTGATGTTGCAGGTCGGATTTGGCTATTCCGCTATTATTGCCGGTTGTATGATGGCCCCAACCGCCATTGGTTCGATGATGGCAAAATCTGCCGTTACTCAAGTATTACGTTCACTGGGTTATAGGACTGTATTGGTAGGTATTACGGTTATTATCGGAGTGCTGATTGCGCTATTTGCGCTGCAATCACCGGGCATGTCGCCGTGGATGATGATATTGCCGCTGTTTGTCTTGGGGATGGCAATGTCGACACAGTTCACTGCGATGAATACCATCACACTGGCTGACTTAACCGATAACAATGCCAGCTCAGGTAACAGTGTTTTGGCGGTAACCCAACAACTGGCCATTAGCTTTGGCGTTGCCATTAGTGCGGTGGTATTGCGGTTTTATGATGGGTTATCGTTTGGTGGCAATGTCGATCACTTCCACTACACCTTTATTACAATGGGAATAGTGACATTACTTTCATCCATGGTGTTCTTATTACTGAAACCAAATGATGGCGACAATCTAATTCAAGGCCGTAATAGCAAAAAAGCCACACAACCTGCGGAGAGTGAAGTTTAA
- a CDS encoding FadR family transcriptional regulator produces MQLNTQQQAAQRNLSYLLAEKIGQRILAGEYAAGSILPGEIELGEQFGVSRTAVREAVKMLAAKGMLLPRPRIGTRVMPQTNWNYLDQELLTWWLNRENFDQVMQHFLILRTSLEPQACSLAAINANEQQRALLASLIAEMRALDTHFNREKWIQVDAQFHQLIYEASGNPFLTSFANLFSSVYHSYFRAITGDEVIKLQYHQDIVDTILAGDSQGALLACQVLLTDKN; encoded by the coding sequence ATGCAACTAAATACCCAACAACAGGCCGCCCAGCGAAATCTCTCTTACCTGTTGGCTGAGAAGATTGGCCAGCGAATTCTCGCCGGAGAATATGCAGCCGGCAGCATACTGCCTGGTGAGATAGAGTTGGGGGAGCAATTTGGTGTTAGTCGTACTGCCGTTCGTGAAGCAGTAAAGATGCTGGCAGCAAAAGGGATGTTATTACCCCGCCCACGCATTGGTACCCGAGTGATGCCACAAACAAATTGGAACTACCTTGATCAGGAGTTACTCACTTGGTGGCTGAACAGAGAGAATTTCGATCAAGTGATGCAACACTTCCTTATATTAAGAACCTCACTTGAGCCTCAAGCCTGTTCATTGGCAGCCATTAATGCCAATGAGCAACAGCGAGCATTGTTAGCATCACTGATTGCAGAGATGCGTGCGTTAGATACTCACTTTAATCGTGAAAAATGGATTCAAGTGGATGCTCAATTTCATCAGTTAATATATGAAGCCAGTGGTAATCCGTTTTTGACCTCTTTCGCCAATTTGTTCAGTTCGGTTTATCACAGCTATTTTCGCGCCATTACCGGCGATGAAGTGATTAAGCTGCAATACCATCAGGATATTGTTGATACAATTTTGGCAGGTGACAGTCAGGGAGCCTTGCTGGCATGTCAGGTATTATTAACAGATAAAAATTAA